Proteins from one Mycobacterium sp. HUMS_12744610 genomic window:
- a CDS encoding phosphotransferase family protein, translated as MAELDLDELRGRLARAGVGDVHPLAGGASSLTFAAAMGGRPVVVKVAPPGVEAIGHRDVLRQARVIKALAESDFPVPAVVWEDPGSPPLFVMSRIDGECVEPLFDGCPPDADLADRYRNACRVMAALHRLSPAALGLGDEPVVDPAAEVRRWCDTLGTVDPALVPGWQDVRDALLGCAPEVMGPSVIHGDFRLGNLMAAGARIDAVIDWEIWSIGDPRIDAGWFLINCDPDTYRRVSRGDVAPPVAELTAIYRDRLGREVGDLDWFTALACFKSAATWSLIVKHNRRRRSPRADLEAMAAALPRLLQRARTILGR; from the coding sequence ATGGCCGAACTGGACCTCGACGAGCTGCGCGGGCGCCTCGCCCGCGCCGGCGTCGGCGACGTCCATCCACTCGCCGGGGGCGCCTCCAGCCTCACCTTCGCCGCCGCGATGGGCGGCCGGCCCGTGGTGGTCAAGGTTGCCCCGCCGGGCGTCGAGGCGATCGGGCACCGCGACGTGCTGCGGCAGGCGCGCGTCATCAAAGCGCTTGCGGAAAGCGATTTTCCGGTGCCCGCCGTGGTGTGGGAGGACCCCGGCAGCCCGCCGCTGTTCGTGATGTCGCGCATCGACGGCGAGTGCGTGGAGCCGTTGTTCGACGGTTGCCCACCGGATGCCGACCTGGCCGACCGGTACCGCAACGCCTGCCGCGTCATGGCCGCCCTGCACCGTCTCTCGCCGGCCGCGCTGGGGCTGGGCGACGAACCGGTCGTCGACCCGGCCGCCGAAGTCCGGCGCTGGTGCGACACCCTGGGCACCGTCGACCCGGCGCTGGTGCCCGGGTGGCAGGACGTGCGCGACGCGCTGTTGGGTTGTGCGCCGGAAGTCATGGGGCCCAGCGTGATTCACGGAGACTTCCGGCTGGGCAACCTGATGGCCGCCGGGGCCCGCATCGACGCGGTGATCGACTGGGAGATCTGGTCGATCGGCGACCCGCGCATCGATGCGGGCTGGTTTCTGATCAACTGCGATCCGGACACCTATCGTCGCGTTTCACGCGGCGATGTCGCCCCACCGGTCGCCGAGCTGACCGCGATCTACCGCGACCGGCTGGGCCGCGAGGTCGGCGACCTGGACTGGTTCACCGCCCTGGCGTGCTTCAAGTCGGCGGCCACGTGGTCGCTGATCGTCAAGCACAACCGCCGCAGGCGTTCGCCGCGGGCCGACCTGGAAGCCATGGCGGCGGCCCTGCCCCGGCTGCTGCAGCGCGCCCGGACGATTCTGGGCCGCTAG
- a CDS encoding acyl-CoA dehydrogenase family protein: MAWDFSTDPEWAAQLKWVEDFVREECEPIDLIVKESHDLNDPVRQALIPPLQEIVKERGLWATHLGPHLGGPGYGQVKLALLNEILGRSECAPIVFGSQAPDSGNSEILAHYGTPELKARYLEPLLDNRIVSCFSMTEPQGGADPKVFRTTAVPDGDNWIINGEKWYSSFASMASFLIVMAMTDPDAPPYQRCSMFVVPGDTPGINVLRDVGLGYQPLGGGGREGYVRYENVRVPGDHMLGPRGGAFVVAQTRLGGGRIHHAMRTVGLVRRIFDMICERAVSRYTQGEVLANKQLVQEMVADSWMEIEAFRLLTLQTAWKIDQFNDYQAVRADISAVKAMMQKVLHDVSARALQLHGSLGTSHEMPFVQYLVESFVLGLADGPTEVHKVTLARQLLKDRQPAPDLFPSEHLLRLRAAAEAKFADKLAGIPRA; the protein is encoded by the coding sequence ATGGCGTGGGACTTCTCCACCGACCCGGAGTGGGCGGCGCAACTGAAATGGGTCGAGGACTTCGTGCGCGAGGAGTGCGAACCGATCGACCTGATCGTCAAGGAGTCCCACGACCTCAACGACCCGGTGCGTCAGGCACTGATCCCGCCGCTGCAGGAGATCGTCAAGGAGCGTGGGCTGTGGGCCACGCACCTCGGGCCGCACCTGGGCGGTCCCGGCTACGGGCAGGTGAAGCTGGCGCTGCTCAACGAGATCCTGGGCCGCTCGGAGTGCGCGCCGATCGTGTTCGGCTCCCAGGCACCCGATTCGGGCAACAGCGAGATCCTCGCGCACTACGGCACACCCGAGCTCAAGGCGCGCTACCTCGAGCCGCTGCTGGACAACCGCATCGTGTCCTGTTTCTCCATGACCGAGCCGCAGGGCGGCGCCGACCCGAAGGTGTTCCGCACCACCGCCGTGCCCGATGGTGATAACTGGATCATCAACGGGGAGAAGTGGTATTCCTCGTTCGCGTCGATGGCGTCGTTTCTCATCGTGATGGCGATGACCGACCCCGACGCGCCGCCGTACCAGCGCTGCTCGATGTTCGTCGTGCCGGGCGACACCCCGGGCATCAACGTGCTGCGCGACGTCGGGCTCGGCTATCAGCCGCTGGGTGGCGGCGGGCGCGAGGGTTACGTCCGCTACGAGAACGTCCGCGTGCCGGGAGACCACATGCTGGGCCCGCGCGGCGGCGCGTTCGTGGTCGCCCAGACCCGCCTGGGCGGCGGGCGTATTCACCACGCCATGCGCACGGTCGGCTTGGTGCGGCGGATCTTCGACATGATCTGCGAGCGGGCGGTGTCGCGCTACACCCAGGGCGAGGTGCTGGCCAACAAGCAGCTCGTCCAGGAGATGGTCGCCGACTCGTGGATGGAGATCGAGGCGTTCCGGTTGCTGACGCTGCAAACCGCTTGGAAGATCGACCAGTTCAACGATTACCAGGCGGTGCGGGCCGACATCTCCGCGGTCAAGGCGATGATGCAGAAGGTGCTGCACGACGTATCGGCGCGGGCGCTGCAGCTGCACGGATCGCTGGGCACCAGCCACGAGATGCCCTTCGTGCAGTACCTGGTGGAGTCCTTCGTGCTCGGCCTGGCCGACGGCCCCACCGAGGTGCACAAGGTGACGCTGGCGCGCCAGCTGCTCAAAGACCGGCAGCCCGCTCCCGACCTGTTCCCCTCCGAGCATCTGCTGCGGCTGCGTGCGGCCGCGGAGGCGAAGTTCGCCGACAAGCTGGCCGGCATTCCGCGCGCGTAG